CACCCACATGCAGGCGGTAAAGCCCGGCTAAGAGCGTACTCAATCCGCCTGTTATCGGGCCGAAAAACAAAGCGGCAAGGCTGATGACCACCGATCGGCCGTCGAAAAAAATACCTTCGGTGATCGGCATGGGATAAAGCATGCCTACAATGGCTGAACCGCCAAAAAGCAGGCCTTGTAACAATTTTCCTGCCAGGGTGCGGCGGTGGGCAAGCTGATCGATCATGCCCGACAGGGCACTCAATGCAACAAGTACGGAGAAATTGTAGATAAGGTTGATGGTCATGCGCAGCCCTGGTATTGAGTTTAATTGCGACAAAGTTAAGCGCTGGCCATATCGCTGTCAATCGAAAAGCTGCTGCCAAGCCTCAGGGCCTCAAGCAGTGTTTTTTCGTCAATACGGTTGGGAATTTTTTTTCTTTTACAAAATTCGAGCAGGCTCAGGGTATTCAGGTTGCCAACCATTTCGTCGGCAGCCGTAGGGCAGCCCCCCAGGCCGCCCAGCACTGTTTCGAAACTCCTGACACCGGCTTCCCAGGCTGCTTCGAGTTTGTTGAAGCTGTCGGATTGAAGGGTATGGAGGTGCAGCCCAAAGTCCACATCCGGAAAGGTGGGTATCAATTGAGCATAGGTGTCGAAAATGGTGTCGGGAGAGGCCAGTCCCAGGATGTCGGAAAGGGGCATGCTACGGATGCCGAGTTTGTAGAGCTTTTCAGCTGCGTCGGCCACCAGCTCCACACTCCATGGGTCGCCATAGGGGTTTCCCAAACCCATGCTCAGGTAAACTACCCAACTGACGGGGTGTGCATTGGTCATTGCAACCATATTGGCAAGCTGCTCAAGGGCATGATCTGGACTGCTGTTCAGATTGCGCTTCAGGAAAGTAGGTGATACGGAATAGGGATAGGAGAGCACCTCAATCACAGGAAATTTCAATGCCTGCTCCACGCCTTTGGTATTGACTACCAAGGTCATAATTTTTGTGGGCTGCGCATGCGCATCCATGGCAGCGACAACCTGAGGCGTGTCGGCCATCTGAGGAATCACGCGGGGCGACACAAAACTTCCCACATCGAGAATGTCGAAACCGGCATGCAGAAGCAGCCTGGAATAGGCAATTTTTTGGTGGGTTGGGATGGGTGTTTTTAAGCCCTGAAAGGCATCGCGAACGGTTTCGGTAATGCGGATC
This window of the Bacteroidota bacterium genome carries:
- a CDS encoding hydroxymethylglutaryl-CoA lyase; translation: MIRITETVRDAFQGLKTPIPTHQKIAYSRLLLHAGFDILDVGSFVSPRVIPQMADTPQVVAAMDAHAQPTKIMTLVVNTKGVEQALKFPVIEVLSYPYSVSPTFLKRNLNSSPDHALEQLANMVAMTNAHPVSWVVYLSMGLGNPYGDPWSVELVADAAEKLYKLGIRSMPLSDILGLASPDTIFDTYAQLIPTFPDVDFGLHLHTLQSDSFNKLEAAWEAGVRSFETVLGGLGGCPTAADEMVGNLNTLSLLEFCKRKKIPNRIDEKTLLEALRLGSSFSIDSDMASA